A portion of the Dehalococcoidia bacterium genome contains these proteins:
- a CDS encoding ABC transporter permease → MWLYITRRLLWLPVLLFAASLVTFSLGRFGPGDPVQVILGNRYDPDSVVTKSLRRELGLDQPFAVQYGSYMWGFVRGDFGESYRFRGRPVRELLTSKMWVSFQVNLAALIVSLSIGLPLGFFIAHKQGSWIDPSTVANALILMSIPIMVSIPAFLWFACLKTDLLPCSGWGGFWDPRIITPAVTMGIPGVAGLLRLMRASTLDVMGQDFIRTAYAKGLTSFAVDYRHILKNAMIPIITILSFTLAGMLSTGFITERILGIPGVGSLAIDSIFNRDYPVIMAITLIGSTAFVLANLLADIAYSFVDPRIRYS, encoded by the coding sequence ATGTGGCTGTACATCACAAGAAGGCTGTTGTGGCTGCCCGTGCTGCTCTTCGCAGCGTCGCTCGTCACGTTTTCGCTTGGCCGATTCGGCCCCGGTGATCCCGTCCAGGTCATACTGGGCAACAGGTACGACCCGGACTCTGTAGTTACCAAGAGCCTGCGAAGGGAGCTTGGTCTCGACCAGCCGTTCGCAGTCCAGTATGGCAGCTACATGTGGGGGTTCGTCAGGGGCGACTTCGGAGAGAGCTACCGTTTTAGAGGACGACCCGTAAGGGAACTGCTGACGTCCAAGATGTGGGTGTCGTTCCAGGTTAATCTGGCGGCACTTATCGTCAGCCTCTCGATTGGACTGCCACTGGGCTTTTTCATTGCCCACAAGCAGGGCAGTTGGATAGACCCGTCAACTGTTGCTAATGCGTTGATCCTAATGTCCATTCCAATCATGGTCAGCATACCCGCCTTCCTTTGGTTTGCCTGTTTGAAAACGGACTTGCTTCCCTGCTCAGGATGGGGAGGTTTCTGGGATCCTAGGATCATCACACCAGCCGTCACAATGGGGATACCAGGCGTTGCAGGACTACTAAGGCTCATGCGAGCCAGTACTCTCGACGTTATGGGGCAGGACTTCATCCGGACCGCATACGCAAAGGGCCTGACCTCGTTCGCGGTCGACTATCGCCACATCCTGAAAAATGCCATGATCCCCATTATCACCATTCTTTCATTCACCCTCGCAGGAATGCTCAGCACAGGTTTCATTACTGAGCGAATTCTGGGAATTCCCGGTGTGGGAAGCTTGGCCATAGATTCCATTTTTAACCGGGACTATCCAGTCATCATGGCCATAACGCTCATCGGCTCCACTGCCTTCGTGCTCGCTAATCTCCTAGCGGACATTGCTTACTCCTTTGTCGATCCCAGGATCAGGTACAGTTGA